One window of Saprospiraceae bacterium genomic DNA carries:
- a CDS encoding sigma-70 family RNA polymerase sigma factor: MNQVEEHYQVFKAQDLTQELDERIKNLYKHYFDDVKNHILKNSGSLEDARDLFQELALVYYKQLQKPDFKIETSEKNYIYGICKNLWLKKLRDRKLVSMPDDNFIDTIKDGSQQEIQQNEEKDSLIDLICKTMDQITEECRQIIYLAFYLKKSALEIAGATGYSEQFIKVKKHRCLQGMRKMIVDSPGYRIMNQ; this comes from the coding sequence ATGAATCAGGTAGAAGAACATTATCAAGTATTTAAAGCGCAAGACTTAACCCAGGAATTGGATGAGCGCATAAAAAATTTATACAAACATTATTTTGATGATGTTAAAAATCATATTTTGAAAAACAGTGGGAGCTTGGAGGATGCCCGTGATTTGTTTCAGGAATTGGCATTGGTGTATTACAAACAACTTCAGAAACCCGATTTTAAAATTGAAACCAGTGAAAAAAACTATATATATGGTATTTGTAAAAATTTATGGTTAAAAAAATTGCGCGACCGGAAGCTAGTAAGCATGCCGGATGATAATTTTATTGACACCATTAAAGATGGTTCTCAACAAGAAATTCAGCAAAATGAAGAAAAGGACAGTTTGATTGATTTAATCTGTAAAACCATGGATCAAATTACCGAAGAATGCAGGCAGATTATTTATCTGGCATTCTATTTAAAAAAATCTGCCTTGGAAATAGCTGGCGCAACGGGTTATTCTGAGCAGTTTATTAAAGTTAAGAAGCACCGGTGCCTGCAAGGAATGCGAAAAATGATTGTTGATTCACCGGGCTATCGTATCATGAACCAATAA
- a CDS encoding caspase family protein: protein MEDFFSGGNIKRSCLFHKASSFHRRTVLLSLLIFSSLSMWAQPQIKGVKPLANITKKDTGTFRAVIVGISDYQNSKIPDLSFAHKDAEAFYNYLLHRSGLKIDSANVVLLLNEKATAGNVISNLFWLMDESKEGDVAIIYFSGHGDVETTTMNQPGFLLCYDAPARVYMAGGTFALQNLQDIIATLSTTNKTKVLVITDACRAGKLAGSTEGGPRATAANLAKQYANENKILSCQENEFSLEGKSWGGGRGVFSYYFLHGIEGLADRNKDGYVSVQEIERYLDDEVPAAVAPHSQFPITVGNKTNLIAKVDPKILAELKSEIQKNGLEQSSDRGILDFLEYSSDTLIQHWYQGFNMALREHRLLYPENNSAWYYFLQLKDKPEMMAFKGLMQRNLAAALQDDAQQAINDYLKADPVELRKRWSYDIRYERYPEYLTKSAELLGEKHFYFTTISARQHYFEGLNLRLQSERTGNKALIQQALLQQEACLTLESNAPFAFNEIGILYRRLSKYKEAVEQFEKVVKMTPTWPLPWANLCGTYVELDELDKAEACGIKAIQLDSGFALSYYNLGYVYQVKKENQKAKSFFINCLEADSEYKDAYFKLAFMYATEGNYAEAEKMALQYHKRDSTYIYNLINLGEIKFNLKKIEEAELFYNKALEHNPNSEFALEELAKFYLSIQLFTKADMHLYKLDSLQNKNANTYYLLSKSKAMQNNKKECLHYLNMALENGYKDLDSILNDQAFTKISKKRSFKELMKRFFEMN from the coding sequence ATGGAAGACTTTTTTTCAGGGGGTAATATTAAACGATCTTGTCTATTTCATAAGGCATCCAGTTTTCATCGTCGCACGGTGTTGCTTTCACTATTGATTTTTTCAAGTCTTAGCATGTGGGCACAACCTCAAATTAAAGGAGTAAAACCTTTAGCAAATATTACAAAAAAAGATACAGGGACCTTTAGGGCAGTTATTGTGGGGATTTCAGATTATCAAAATTCTAAAATTCCGGATTTAAGTTTTGCTCATAAGGATGCTGAAGCGTTTTATAATTATTTATTGCACCGATCCGGTTTAAAAATAGATTCGGCAAATGTGGTATTGCTTTTAAATGAAAAAGCAACAGCCGGAAATGTTATTAGCAATTTGTTTTGGTTGATGGATGAAAGTAAAGAAGGAGATGTTGCCATCATTTATTTTTCCGGACACGGGGATGTTGAAACCACCACAATGAACCAGCCGGGTTTTTTACTTTGTTATGACGCTCCAGCAAGAGTGTATATGGCTGGAGGTACGTTTGCCTTACAAAATTTGCAGGATATCATTGCAACGCTTTCAACAACCAATAAAACTAAAGTGCTGGTAATTACGGATGCATGTCGTGCCGGTAAACTTGCAGGAAGTACAGAGGGCGGCCCTCGAGCTACCGCAGCCAATCTGGCAAAGCAGTATGCCAATGAAAATAAAATACTTTCATGTCAGGAAAATGAATTTTCATTGGAAGGAAAATCCTGGGGTGGAGGTCGAGGCGTTTTTTCATATTATTTCCTACACGGAATTGAAGGTTTAGCAGATCGCAATAAAGATGGATATGTCAGTGTGCAGGAAATTGAACGCTACCTGGATGACGAAGTACCTGCAGCCGTTGCCCCACACAGCCAATTTCCAATTACAGTTGGGAACAAAACCAACTTAATTGCCAAAGTGGATCCTAAAATTCTCGCAGAACTTAAATCTGAAATTCAAAAAAATGGATTGGAACAAAGCAGCGACAGAGGGATATTGGATTTTTTAGAATACAGTTCGGATACATTGATTCAACATTGGTATCAAGGTTTTAATATGGCATTAAGAGAGCATCGTTTATTGTATCCTGAAAACAACAGCGCCTGGTATTATTTCCTGCAATTGAAAGATAAACCTGAGATGATGGCATTTAAAGGTCTTATGCAGCGAAATCTTGCAGCGGCCCTTCAAGATGATGCCCAACAAGCAATTAATGATTATTTAAAGGCAGACCCGGTAGAACTTCGCAAGAGATGGTCTTACGATATACGTTATGAGCGCTATCCTGAATATTTAACAAAATCGGCTGAATTATTAGGGGAGAAACATTTTTATTTTACAACGATAAGCGCCAGACAACATTATTTTGAAGGGCTCAACTTGCGTTTGCAATCTGAACGTACAGGCAACAAGGCATTGATTCAGCAAGCCTTGTTGCAACAGGAAGCTTGCCTGACTCTGGAATCCAATGCTCCCTTTGCTTTCAATGAAATCGGAATTTTGTATCGCCGCTTATCAAAATACAAGGAAGCTGTCGAACAGTTTGAAAAAGTCGTTAAAATGACTCCAACCTGGCCGCTGCCTTGGGCTAATTTATGTGGAACCTATGTCGAATTGGATGAATTAGATAAAGCAGAAGCTTGTGGAATAAAAGCCATCCAATTAGACAGTGGATTCGCGTTATCCTATTATAATTTGGGCTATGTGTATCAGGTAAAAAAGGAAAATCAGAAAGCTAAATCTTTTTTTATTAATTGTTTGGAAGCAGATTCTGAATATAAAGATGCTTATTTCAAATTGGCTTTCATGTATGCAACCGAAGGAAATTATGCGGAGGCTGAAAAAATGGCTTTGCAATATCACAAAAGGGATTCTACTTATATTTATAATTTAATCAATTTAGGGGAAATTAAATTTAATCTTAAAAAAATTGAAGAAGCTGAACTGTTTTATAACAAAGCACTTGAGCACAACCCAAATTCTGAATTTGCACTTGAAGAACTTGCTAAGTTTTATTTGAGTATTCAATTATTTACTAAAGCGGATATGCATCTTTATAAACTCGATTCCCTCCAAAATAAAAATGCAAATACCTATTATTTGTTATCAAAATCAAAAGCCATGCAAAATAACAAGAAGGAATGCCTTCATTATTTAAACATGGCTTTAGAAAATGGGTACAAGGATCTGGATTCAATTCTTAACGACCAGGCCTTTACTAAAATTTCAAAAAAACGTTCCTTTAAGGAATTAATGAAACGTTTTTTTGAAATGAATTGA
- a CDS encoding caspase family protein, with protein sequence MSFRFCKSFFIIAILGLCLLNSVKSQGQKATKKALLIGIGKYPEQGGWATINSSNDLGLLRESLQAQGFNKENILELSEDQATKANILKMIKVDFTGKLSKGDIAYFHFSGHGQQMQDKNGDEVDGLDECIVPFDSPKKYVEGQYEGERLISDDELNGALTDVRKKLGPNGHLIVLLDACHSGTGTRGSALARGTTEVMASKNYTENLNKKSLTKEFKQTEQASTTGLAPFVAFFGAAQNQLNYEMTDDKKVSYGSLSYAFSKNLVQIGQETSYRGLFDKIRNEMASIAPLQNPQAEGDLDMEVLNGKALANAEYYKVLSVIGPDQVLINAGQLHNLFENSKVGFYPIDTRDIEKAQPLVTGTVILSKAAQSKVKLDSSINPEVLKTSWVFVLEKSMGETKISMRILVKDPTLNKSIQDKLGVLPFIEFKQEGSDLSIEQDELNPKIIYLKTFDNYYLDTTEIGSAGEIKFKNYINTIKRYVKGRFIRKLELQGQDLKLSFKIIPTKTNRNITNVDELKELMPDSFGVKKLKVGDSFHIIVINNGIKPAYFTIFDIQPDNISKIIVPNESQTPEEFRITPDQKLFIKETWEIGPPLGNEVFKLIASDKPMDLRAVFGTRGGIEQSPFEKLYKETMSDEVIGTRGSRVLNLGSSEIDINKESFLIYE encoded by the coding sequence ATGTCTTTTAGATTTTGTAAATCCTTTTTTATAATCGCCATTCTTGGCTTATGTTTATTGAATTCAGTAAAATCCCAAGGGCAAAAGGCGACTAAAAAGGCATTGTTGATTGGAATCGGAAAATATCCGGAGCAAGGTGGATGGGCAACCATCAATTCATCAAATGATCTGGGTTTGTTGCGTGAATCGCTTCAGGCTCAAGGGTTTAATAAGGAAAACATCCTTGAATTGTCAGAAGATCAGGCGACCAAAGCCAATATTTTAAAAATGATTAAGGTCGATTTTACTGGTAAATTGTCTAAAGGGGATATCGCTTATTTTCACTTTTCAGGCCATGGACAACAAATGCAAGATAAAAATGGCGACGAAGTGGATGGTTTGGATGAATGCATTGTGCCTTTTGATTCACCGAAAAAATACGTTGAGGGTCAATACGAAGGAGAGCGATTAATATCTGACGACGAACTAAACGGTGCCTTGACGGATGTCCGTAAAAAATTAGGACCGAATGGTCATTTAATTGTGCTTCTGGATGCTTGTCATTCTGGAACCGGAACCCGTGGGTCGGCTTTAGCCAGAGGAACAACCGAAGTGATGGCTTCAAAAAACTATACAGAAAATTTAAACAAGAAAAGTCTAACTAAAGAATTTAAGCAAACGGAACAGGCGAGTACTACTGGCTTGGCTCCATTCGTTGCTTTTTTTGGTGCAGCACAAAACCAGCTTAACTACGAAATGACCGATGACAAAAAAGTGAGTTATGGCTCCTTGTCTTATGCCTTTTCAAAAAATCTGGTGCAAATCGGGCAGGAAACTTCTTATAGGGGTTTGTTTGATAAAATTAGAAATGAAATGGCAAGCATCGCTCCTTTGCAAAATCCACAAGCAGAAGGGGATTTGGACATGGAAGTATTAAACGGAAAAGCCTTAGCAAATGCAGAATATTATAAAGTCTTAAGTGTAATTGGACCAGATCAGGTTTTAATCAATGCAGGTCAATTGCATAATTTATTTGAAAATTCAAAAGTGGGATTTTATCCAATAGATACCCGCGATATTGAAAAAGCGCAGCCCTTAGTTACTGGAACAGTCATTTTAAGCAAAGCCGCCCAATCAAAAGTCAAATTAGATAGTAGTATAAATCCGGAAGTATTAAAAACTTCCTGGGTATTTGTTTTGGAAAAAAGTATGGGCGAAACCAAAATAAGTATGCGAATTTTAGTAAAAGACCCGACATTAAACAAATCTATTCAAGATAAATTGGGAGTTTTACCATTTATCGAGTTTAAACAAGAAGGTTCGGATTTAAGTATTGAACAAGATGAGTTGAATCCTAAAATTATCTACTTAAAAACATTTGACAATTATTATCTGGATACAACAGAAATTGGTTCTGCTGGAGAAATTAAATTCAAGAATTATATAAACACGATTAAGAGATATGTAAAGGGACGTTTTATTAGAAAACTTGAATTACAGGGACAGGATTTAAAATTGAGTTTTAAAATCATCCCAACAAAAACAAACAGGAATATTACAAATGTCGATGAATTAAAAGAATTGATGCCCGATTCATTTGGTGTAAAAAAATTAAAAGTGGGTGATTCCTTTCATATAATAGTTATTAACAACGGAATTAAGCCAGCGTATTTTACAATTTTTGACATTCAACCTGATAACATTTCTAAAATAATAGTGCCCAACGAATCTCAGACTCCCGAAGAATTTAGAATAACACCCGATCAGAAATTATTTATAAAAGAAACTTGGGAAATTGGACCACCATTAGGAAATGAAGTTTTCAAATTAATTGCATCTGACAAACCAATGGATTTGAGAGCCGTTTTTGGTACACGCGGAGGAATTGAACAAAGTCCATTTGAAAAATTATATAAAGAAACAATGTCTGATGAAGTCATCGGAACCAGAGGCAGTCGGGTCCTTAATCTCGGAAGTTCAGAAATTGATATTAACAAAGAAAGTTTTTTAATCTACGAATAA